A single genomic interval of Corylus avellana chromosome ca10, CavTom2PMs-1.0 harbors:
- the LOC132164161 gene encoding dehydrodolichyl diphosphate synthase 2, whose product MLSLPLPIPTKNTLIPLRPKHSCSRSTRAQTHPFSPLPSPKPLKPLEPTTVARVALREHVQEEEEEERRDRSALAGVSPEGEPLPSELQDDLMPKHVAVIMDGNGRWARQRGLPASAGHNAGARSLRELVELCGHWGIRVLTVFAFSYDNWIRPKVEVDFLMTLFEREIKSQLDIFLREGIRISVIGDSSKLPESLQKLISDAEEATKANSRLQLIVAVSYSGKYDIIQACRSIASKVKDGALELEDISESLIEQELETNCTEFPYPDLLIRTSGEQRVSNFLLWQLAYTEFFFARELWPDFGKSEFVEALISFQQRQRRYGARL is encoded by the exons ATGCTATCCTTGCCGCTTCCTATTCCAACCAAGAACACTCTCATTCCTCTGAGACCCAAACACTCGTGCTCTCGCAGTACCAGAGCCCAAACACACCCCTTCTCTCCACTCCCTTCTCCTAAACCACTCAAGCCCCTCGAACCGACCACCGTAGCAAGAGTAGCTCTCAGAGAACATGTtcaagaggaggaggaggaggaaagaagagaCCGGAGCGCCCTCGCCGGAGTGTCGCCGGAGGGAGAGCCTCTCCCGTCGGAGCTCCAGGATGATCTGATGCCGAAGCACGTGGCGGTGATCATGGACGGCAATGGGAGGTGGGCCCGCCAGAGGGGGTTGCCGGCCTCGGCTGGCCACAACGCCGGTGCGCGGTCGCTGCGGGAACTCGTCGAGCTCTGTGGCCATTGGGGGATTAGGGTTCTCACCGTCTTCGCCTTTTCTTACGATAATTGGATCCGGCCCAAG GTGGAGGTGGATTTCTTGATGACTTTgtttgaaagagaaataaagTCACAGCTGGATATTTTTTTACG GGAAGGTATTCGAATAAGCGTGATCGGTGATTCCTCAAAGCTTCCAGAGTCTCTACAGAAGTTGATAAGTGATGCAGAGGAGGCCACAAAAGCCAACTCTAGACTCCAACTCATCGTGGCAGTTAGCTACAGTGGGAAATACGACATCATACAAGCATGCAGAAGTATTGCTTCCAAAGTCAAAGATGGTGCTCTTGAACTGGAAGACATCAGTGAAAGCCTGATTGAACAGGAATTAGAAACCAACTGCACCGAGTTCCCCTACCCTGATCTACTGATACGAACCAGTGGTGAACAAAGAGTTAGCAATTTCTTATTGTGGCAGTTAGCCTACACTGAATTTTTCTTCGCACGAGAACTCTGGCCTGATTTTGGGAAATCTGAGTTTGTAGAGGCCTTAATTTCATTTCAGCAAAGACAGAGACGCTATGGTGCACGTCTGTAG